One Sebastes umbrosus isolate fSebUmb1 chromosome 6, fSebUmb1.pri, whole genome shotgun sequence DNA window includes the following coding sequences:
- the aar2 gene encoding protein AAR2 homolog, whose protein sequence is MADSNGVDMDPDVARRLFEEGATLVLLDVPLGTELGIDCKSWQVGPRFKGVKMIPPGLHFLYYSSVNSPSCGGEIGPKSGLFLNLKPRDILLAKWDPKEEDLDFSASQNEEEVSRIRANLRDLDPHLGPYPYEVMRKWVSLTDRLSEEVANSLQPLSGRICAFCDVIPEVQLTHTKDRAEQPRNDTACQSMKEGLDRLPRMKPREGTELRFSVIPEKKYPAGATPAEITQCSLDQSYALETVLEKHYQLQPLNLLGELQFAFVCFLIGDVYEGFEHWKGLLALLCRSEDAMRKRKELYLGLIAVLYHQLGEIPPDFFVDIVSQSNFLTSTLQDFFQFASGPGIDGTLRKRAEKFKAHLTKKFRWDFDADLDDCAPVVVELPEGVTVD, encoded by the exons ATGGCCGACAGCAACGGTGTGGACATGGATCCAGATGTTGCTCGGAGGCTGTTTGAGGAGGGAGCCACCCTGGTGCTGCTGGATGTCCCTCTGGGTACCGAGCTGGGGATTGACTGCAAGAGTTGGCAAGTTGGTCCCCGCTTCAAGGGTGTGAAGATGATCCCCCCGGGCCTGCACTTCCTCTACTACAGCTCTGTTAACTCGCCGAGCTGTGGAGGAGAAATTGGCCCAAAGTCGGGCCTCTTCCTCAATCTCAAACCAAGAGACATCCTGTTGGCCAAGTGGGATCCCAAAGAAGAAGATCTGGACTTCTCGGCCTCGCAGAACGAAGAGGAGGTGAGCCGGATCAGGGCAAACTTGCGAGACCTGGATCCCCACCTGGGGCCCTACCCGTACGAGGTGATGAGGAAGTGGGTGTCCCTCACTGACCGTCTGAGCGAGGAGGTGGCCAATAGCTTACAGCCTCTTTCAGGTCGAATTTGTGCCTTCTGTGACGTCATCCCCGAGGTCCAGCTCACACACACCAAAGACAGGGCAGAGCAGCCGAGGAACGACACAGCCTGTCAGAGCATGAAGGAGGGACTCGACAGGCTCCCCAGGATGAAGCCGAGGGAGGGGACAGAGCTGCGCTTCTCTGTTATCCCCGAGAAGAAGTACCCTGCTGGGGCTACGCCCGCCGAGATCACCCAGTGCAGCCTGGACCAGAGCTACGCCCTGGAGACTGTGCTGGAGAAGCACTACCAGCTGCAGCCTCTCAACCTGCTAG gtgagctgcagtttgccttTGTATGTTTCCTGATTGGAGACGTATACGAGGGCTTTGAGCATTGGAAGGGTCTCCTAGCTCTGCTGTGCCGATCGGAGGACGCAATGCGAAAGCGTAAGGAGCTGTATCTGGGGCTCATCGCCGTGCTTTACCACCAGCTCGGAGAAATCCCGCCTGACTTCTTTGTCGACATCGTGTCTCAGAGCAACTTCCTCACTTCCACGCTGCAG gATTTTTTCCAGTTTGCCAGTGGCCCCGGTATAGACGGCACGCTGCGGAAGAGAGCGGAGAAGTTCAAAGCTCACCTGACCAAGAAGTTTCGCTGGGACTTCGATGCAGACTTGGACGACTGCGCCCCTGTGGTGGTGGAGCTGCCTGAAGGTGTCACCGTGGACTGA